The Deinococcus hopiensis KR-140 genome has a window encoding:
- a CDS encoding O-antigen ligase family protein, with protein sequence MLDQIAKTSNTLSFLLLLLFVAWGPIAQGSVFAGGQAIITILGALVFLFCILGVALSKRPRFYNLPWITSIVLMIIWIVLSILHAQYSFAAFQQGGLLVSMFLAALSAQYLLRTVSRRNIFGLWLLLVGTTMSAYGIIQKMGYGKTLTVDPALITSFYYNPSHFAGYIILALPISLWALLFHKSILTKVLGLATSVALFYCLLHTSSSSFPAAVLASSIVFTLWIWRLFRPLGFIFATSIVLLVGGSVWLISDQQKWPLIDQALKFSQKTSMSGFVLPRKRILEQDLKATQHTPLYGVGPGNFVYFMPKFRPDKADKGNDPSFKLVNYAHNDYFQVAIELGKTGLAIYLIIITLTLLSGRRQDMLGASLLSGLTGLWISGLYDAHSTVIAGTMAWAWVSTGAIAGFSIPSQDHAAITAPVESK encoded by the coding sequence ATGTTAGATCAAATTGCAAAAACATCAAATACTCTGTCATTTCTTCTTCTCCTACTTTTTGTTGCTTGGGGTCCTATTGCTCAGGGCAGTGTTTTTGCAGGGGGACAAGCGATTATCACCATTTTAGGTGCTCTGGTTTTCCTATTCTGCATTCTTGGTGTTGCACTTTCGAAGAGGCCTCGTTTTTATAACTTGCCTTGGATCACCTCTATAGTACTTATGATAATCTGGATAGTGCTAAGTATTTTACATGCTCAATATTCTTTTGCTGCTTTCCAGCAGGGAGGATTGCTAGTTAGCATGTTTTTGGCGGCCTTATCCGCCCAGTATCTCCTCAGGACAGTTTCCAGGAGGAATATCTTCGGCTTATGGCTACTACTTGTAGGTACAACCATGTCGGCCTACGGAATTATACAAAAAATGGGGTATGGGAAAACACTTACAGTGGACCCAGCACTCATAACCTCCTTCTATTATAACCCCAGTCACTTCGCGGGCTATATAATTCTTGCCCTACCAATTTCGCTTTGGGCACTTCTTTTTCACAAATCTATACTCACAAAAGTTTTAGGTCTTGCTACATCGGTTGCCCTCTTCTATTGCCTTTTACACACAAGCTCCTCGAGTTTTCCGGCAGCGGTTCTTGCCTCATCGATTGTATTTACCTTATGGATATGGAGACTTTTTCGCCCTCTTGGTTTCATTTTTGCTACATCAATAGTGCTTTTAGTTGGAGGAAGCGTCTGGCTGATATCGGACCAGCAGAAATGGCCTCTTATTGATCAAGCACTAAAATTTTCTCAAAAAACCTCCATGTCCGGCTTTGTTCTTCCAAGAAAACGCATCTTGGAACAGGACCTCAAGGCGACTCAACATACACCCTTATACGGAGTAGGTCCTGGTAATTTCGTCTACTTCATGCCTAAATTTCGCCCTGATAAGGCGGATAAGGGAAATGACCCTTCATTCAAGCTCGTTAATTATGCACATAATGACTATTTCCAAGTTGCTATCGAATTGGGAAAAACAGGCCTGGCAATATATTTAATTATTATTACCTTAACACTCCTCTCCGGTAGGCGACAAGACATGCTTGGTGCTTCTTTGCTCTCAGGTCTTACAGGCCTGTGGATCTCGGGTCTGTATGATGCCCACTCGACAGTAATAGCTGGCACCATGGCATGGGCCTGGGTTTCCACAGGGGCTATTGCCGGCTTTTCTATCCCTTCTCAGGACCATGCAGCTATTACTGCTCCCGTGGAATCGAAATAA
- a CDS encoding PucR family transcriptional regulator — protein sequence MVRMVQKVNPEPQPCSFEQMPQRAEMARPPELPDASVLALPGMADLLRALRSAATGPQPERELTALLAQLTGGFAEIRASWGDVVASSGQETGPLLIRRLTYSDPMGDRQVGTLTLSVPEAWRTLLPLASEYALLARLQAAAAGAARRRVGERALEALLSGTLQSEEASREEPVAIAVAAFTHSPRPGTVGRGAFAQALDVLTAVGEGYFLERGYSSSSTVRGERGVWLWHPTKVERATLEREARDLHRALTVSTAREVRVGVSGLHMGLSSVRAAEREARQALAATHQKQMFTTYHTMDPLYALLTTGALDTLHDQLIARLCRGDDKGRIVSTLRSFLSFAGSLPELAEHLHIHVNTLRYRLKRAEELLGGSLKDPALLARLYLAFEAERSSEIEKLDDVRETGKS from the coding sequence ATGGTGCGAATGGTGCAAAAGGTGAATCCTGAGCCCCAACCTTGTAGTTTTGAACAAATGCCTCAGCGTGCAGAAATGGCTCGGCCTCCCGAACTGCCCGACGCCTCGGTCCTGGCCCTGCCCGGCATGGCTGACCTCCTGCGGGCCCTGCGCTCCGCCGCCACCGGGCCTCAGCCGGAGCGCGAACTGACGGCGTTGCTCGCCCAGCTGACAGGTGGATTCGCTGAGATCCGTGCCAGCTGGGGAGATGTTGTGGCGTCGTCGGGACAAGAGACTGGACCGCTCCTCATACGCCGACTGACGTACAGCGATCCCATGGGGGATCGCCAGGTCGGTACCTTGACGCTTTCTGTTCCGGAAGCATGGAGAACGCTCTTGCCCCTGGCTTCGGAATATGCCCTCCTTGCACGGTTGCAAGCGGCGGCTGCAGGAGCAGCGCGGAGGCGGGTAGGGGAGCGGGCCTTGGAAGCGCTTTTATCCGGAACTCTCCAGAGTGAAGAGGCTTCGCGTGAGGAACCTGTCGCTATCGCCGTCGCTGCTTTCACTCATTCTCCCAGACCAGGAACGGTGGGGCGAGGGGCATTCGCTCAAGCGTTGGATGTGCTTACGGCGGTTGGTGAGGGGTACTTCTTGGAGCGGGGATATTCGTCATCCTCCACTGTTCGGGGTGAGCGTGGAGTATGGCTTTGGCACCCGACAAAAGTGGAGCGGGCCACCCTCGAGCGGGAAGCCCGCGATCTACATAGGGCGCTAACCGTCAGTACTGCTCGCGAGGTGCGGGTAGGCGTAAGTGGGCTCCACATGGGCCTGTCCTCTGTGCGTGCAGCAGAGCGTGAAGCCCGACAAGCCCTAGCGGCCACGCACCAAAAGCAGATGTTCACGACGTATCACACGATGGATCCTTTGTATGCCCTGCTGACCACAGGAGCCCTCGACACCCTCCATGATCAACTCATTGCACGGCTTTGCCGTGGGGACGATAAGGGACGCATTGTCTCGACCCTCCGGTCCTTTCTCAGTTTTGCTGGCAGCCTCCCTGAACTGGCGGAACACCTTCATATCCATGTCAATACTCTCCGCTACCGCTTGAAACGTGCTGAGGAATTGTTGGGAGGCAGTTTGAAGGATCCCGCACTATTGGCCCGCCTATACCTTGCATTCGAAGCAGAACGCTCTTCAGAAATAGAGAAGTTGGATGATGTTAGGGAGACAGGAAAGTCATAA
- a CDS encoding fumarylacetoacetate hydrolase family protein: MKLARFIAGGRFLNGFLQDGHLIDAAGVAHDPEQVQFRLPVDPPKVIALALNFNDHAGELGLTQPKEPALFWKPNTTLLPHRGTVIYPRGAEFMHYEVELGVIIGRDARRVKAKDAMDYVGGYTIGNDLVVRDYVTNTFRPPLRGKGWDTFGPLGPYYVTADEVADPHNLKLTAHVNGELRQEGSTRDMIFGIPELIEHISRFMTLQKDDVILTGTPKGISHVHPGDVMRLEVEGLGVLQNDIQEEDEGAEPIKGKESKEGEWDGR, encoded by the coding sequence TTGAAACTCGCCCGCTTTATCGCCGGAGGCCGGTTCCTCAACGGCTTTCTTCAAGACGGCCACCTCATTGACGCGGCTGGCGTAGCCCACGATCCAGAACAGGTGCAGTTCCGCCTCCCGGTGGACCCGCCCAAGGTCATCGCCCTCGCCCTGAACTTCAACGACCACGCGGGCGAACTGGGCCTAACGCAACCGAAAGAGCCCGCCCTGTTCTGGAAGCCCAACACTACGCTGCTGCCACACCGGGGCACAGTGATCTACCCGCGCGGGGCTGAGTTCATGCATTACGAAGTCGAACTGGGTGTGATCATTGGGCGTGACGCCCGGCGGGTAAAGGCGAAAGACGCCATGGACTACGTTGGCGGCTACACCATCGGCAATGACCTGGTGGTCCGCGATTACGTAACCAATACTTTCCGCCCCCCCTTGCGCGGAAAGGGCTGGGACACCTTTGGACCTCTAGGCCCGTACTACGTCACCGCAGACGAAGTTGCTGACCCGCACAACCTGAAGCTCACTGCCCACGTGAATGGAGAGCTGCGGCAGGAAGGCAGCACCCGCGACATGATCTTCGGCATTCCCGAACTGATCGAGCACATCTCGCGCTTCATGACCCTCCAGAAAGACGACGTGATCCTGACGGGTACCCCCAAGGGCATTTCCCACGTTCACCCCGGCGACGTGATGCGGCTGGAGGTGGAAGGCCTGGGCGTGTTGCAAAACGACATTCAGGAGGAGGATGAGGGGGCTGAGCCCATCAAGGGAAAAGAAAGCAAGGAAGGCGAGTGGGACGGGCGTTGA